The Prosthecobacter vanneervenii genome has a segment encoding these proteins:
- a CDS encoding RCC1 domain-containing protein, whose protein sequence is MLKSLRGYRCAVLLFLAQLVSAEAAVVNATWNSATDTPVTASSYTATGNTLNFTLNFAPRTGANLTVVNNTGLPFISGTFSNLVEGQLVELTYAGQAYHFLASYYGGSGNDLVLQWADTRACAWGANSYQQLGTQSSSTGMVPLVMTGALSQRSIRMLAAGARHSLALCWDGTLAAWGDNSSGQLGLHYTTSSTATTPVAVNVSDASSALYGKTVVAVAAGDSHSLALCSDGTVVAWGGNADGQLGIDLATTQSDIPIAVNSSSGVSDLSGRSVVAIAAGASYSLALCTDGTVVGWGDNSVGQLGNLTFGLCPMPVAVSAASGVSALNGKSVISLAAGSGHSLALCSDGTVVAWGSNANGQLGFSTTASGSSLPVAVSTAQGSSALYGKTVVAVSAGYAHSLALCSDGTVTAWGANDSGQLGDNSGNPRNPAGVAQSLPVLVNTSSGTSALYGKTVTSVTAGFYHSLACCSDGTLAVWGSNTHNEIGLNVGAGVKYPVKAAGASIRSYELCASVFAGPSALHSLALVATPPITITPDAPIVPTSSTVFLGGYIYTGQFASIALSTSLDYGLTSAYGMRISGLSFIPGGTHFSIFPSGFTPGTTYHYRINGGSYSSPDLTFTTLTLQQEWRQQNFSTSANTGNAADTADYDGDGIPNLLEYALNLNPKTVSRLPVGALVNGANFEYTYTRSTSAVNAGTAYTVEWSPSLSAGSWSSAGVAQTVLSDDGTTQQVKAVIPMSAANSMFVHLSVTAPP, encoded by the coding sequence ATGCTCAAGTCCCTGCGTGGTTATCGCTGCGCTGTCCTTTTATTTCTGGCTCAGCTCGTGTCAGCTGAGGCGGCGGTAGTCAACGCCACCTGGAACTCCGCCACGGACACGCCCGTGACTGCCAGCAGTTACACCGCCACAGGGAACACCCTCAATTTCACTCTCAATTTCGCGCCTCGGACTGGTGCCAACCTGACCGTGGTGAACAACACCGGCCTGCCCTTCATCAGCGGCACTTTCAGCAATCTGGTGGAGGGGCAGCTGGTAGAGCTCACTTATGCAGGCCAAGCGTACCATTTTCTGGCCAGCTACTATGGTGGCAGCGGCAATGATCTGGTGCTGCAGTGGGCGGACACACGAGCCTGCGCCTGGGGCGCCAACTCGTACCAACAGCTCGGCACTCAGTCGAGTTCTACGGGAATGGTGCCGCTGGTTATGACGGGCGCGCTCAGTCAGCGGAGCATCCGCATGCTGGCTGCTGGAGCGCGCCACAGCCTGGCGCTCTGCTGGGACGGCACCCTCGCAGCATGGGGGGACAACAGCAGCGGACAGCTGGGGCTGCACTACACCACGAGCAGCACCGCCACCACGCCCGTGGCAGTGAATGTGTCAGATGCCAGCTCTGCTTTGTATGGCAAAACAGTTGTGGCTGTGGCTGCTGGAGACAGTCACAGTCTCGCGCTGTGTTCAGACGGCACGGTGGTGGCCTGGGGTGGCAACGCTGATGGGCAGCTCGGAATTGATCTGGCTACGACGCAGAGCGACATCCCCATTGCTGTGAACTCCTCCAGTGGTGTCTCGGACCTGTCGGGCAGGAGTGTAGTCGCCATTGCGGCTGGGGCCAGTTACAGCCTGGCACTTTGCACGGATGGCACGGTGGTTGGCTGGGGAGACAACAGTGTCGGACAGCTCGGCAACCTCACCTTCGGCTTGTGCCCTATGCCTGTGGCGGTCAGTGCTGCCAGTGGTGTCTCCGCATTGAATGGTAAAAGTGTGATCTCCTTGGCTGCAGGAAGCGGCCACAGCCTTGCTCTGTGCTCCGACGGCACAGTGGTCGCCTGGGGAAGCAACGCCAATGGGCAGCTCGGATTCTCTACCACTGCCTCTGGCTCAAGCCTGCCGGTGGCTGTGAGCACTGCTCAGGGATCTTCCGCGCTTTATGGCAAAACCGTGGTGGCGGTAAGTGCTGGTTATGCGCACAGTCTGGCTTTGTGTTCAGACGGCACTGTGACTGCTTGGGGGGCGAATGATTCTGGACAGCTTGGAGACAACTCCGGCAATCCCAGAAACCCCGCCGGAGTTGCGCAATCCCTGCCAGTTTTGGTCAATACAAGCAGTGGTACTTCCGCACTTTATGGGAAAACCGTAACGAGTGTGACCGCAGGGTTCTATCATAGCTTGGCATGCTGCTCAGACGGTACCCTGGCCGTATGGGGCTCAAACACGCACAATGAAATTGGTTTAAACGTCGGCGCCGGCGTCAAATACCCGGTCAAGGCTGCAGGGGCATCCATTCGGAGTTATGAATTGTGCGCGTCGGTCTTCGCTGGACCGAGTGCTCTGCACAGTCTAGCGCTGGTGGCCACGCCCCCCATCACGATCACCCCCGATGCTCCAATTGTGCCCACCAGCAGTACGGTCTTTTTGGGTGGATATATCTATACAGGCCAGTTTGCCAGCATCGCTTTGAGCACCTCCCTCGACTATGGTCTTACCTCCGCCTATGGCATGCGCATTTCAGGCTTGTCATTCATTCCTGGAGGCACTCACTTTAGCATTTTTCCTAGTGGGTTTACCCCTGGCACCACCTACCATTATCGCATCAACGGAGGTTCATACAGCAGTCCTGACCTCACCTTCACCACCCTGACTCTGCAACAGGAATGGAGGCAGCAAAATTTCAGCACTTCAGCGAACACCGGCAACGCCGCAGACACAGCCGACTATGATGGAGATGGCATCCCCAATCTGCTCGAGTATGCCCTCAATCTCAATCCTAAAACTGTCAGCAGGTTGCCGGTGGGGGCGCTAGTTAATGGCGCTAATTTTGAATACACCTACACCCGCAGCACCTCAGCGGTGAATGCGGGCACTGCATACACGGTGGAGTGGAGCCCTTCTTTGTCCGCAGGATCATGGAGCAGTGCAGGTGTCGCCCAAACAGTGCTCAGCGATGATGGCACCACGCAGCAGGTGAAGGCGGTCATTCCCATGAGCGCGGCCAATTCGATGTTTGTGCATCTGTCTGTGACCGCGCCGCCTTGA
- a CDS encoding Ldh family oxidoreductase — protein sequence MPTTYHIVPTEAHNALVRAAYQHRGYTQAEADDGARFCEMASAHGIRTHNAIKALHLDHLFGSATGGCKPGAEIEVIKKPFAASEAWDGKLKLGQSVAFRAMERCMELADKYGIGQVSVDNAFHYLWGGGYVMDAAKKGYIAYTNCTSTLGEVVPFGGKFPVLGTNPHSWGLPTQDACGFPIVIDWATSTVAMGRVQQLKREGKPLPPGAAVDKDGKPTTDANEAAWLMPFGAHKGYGLSLLIEVMGGMIGGGLPTLRGGGAHPDIKSKPFPAGEKRTSSFYFQVIHPDAISTGLFSNGRSFNENVKVVIDDILGHGNENCMLPGQPEAQNAAHTAKAGGLLFSTAEVEALNEIADEVGSARFDVAALGTYEVP from the coding sequence ATGCCCACCACGTACCACATCGTCCCCACTGAAGCCCACAACGCACTCGTCCGCGCCGCCTACCAGCACCGCGGCTACACCCAGGCCGAAGCCGATGACGGAGCACGGTTTTGCGAAATGGCCTCCGCGCATGGCATCCGCACCCACAACGCCATCAAGGCCCTCCACCTCGACCACCTCTTTGGAAGCGCCACCGGCGGCTGCAAACCGGGCGCTGAGATCGAAGTCATTAAGAAGCCCTTTGCCGCCAGCGAAGCCTGGGACGGCAAATTGAAGCTCGGCCAGAGCGTCGCCTTCCGCGCCATGGAGCGCTGCATGGAGCTGGCGGACAAATACGGCATCGGCCAGGTCAGCGTGGACAATGCCTTCCACTACCTCTGGGGCGGCGGCTACGTCATGGATGCCGCCAAGAAAGGCTACATCGCCTACACGAACTGCACCTCCACCCTTGGCGAGGTCGTGCCCTTCGGCGGCAAATTCCCCGTGCTGGGCACCAATCCCCACTCCTGGGGCCTCCCCACACAGGACGCCTGTGGCTTCCCCATCGTCATCGACTGGGCCACCTCCACCGTCGCCATGGGCCGCGTCCAGCAGCTCAAGCGCGAAGGCAAGCCCCTGCCTCCCGGCGCAGCCGTGGACAAGGACGGCAAGCCCACCACCGACGCCAATGAAGCCGCCTGGCTCATGCCCTTCGGCGCGCACAAAGGCTACGGCCTCTCCCTCCTCATCGAGGTCATGGGCGGCATGATCGGCGGCGGCCTGCCCACCCTGCGCGGCGGCGGCGCCCACCCCGACATCAAGAGCAAGCCTTTCCCCGCCGGTGAAAAGCGCACGAGCAGCTTCTACTTCCAGGTCATCCACCCCGATGCCATCAGCACCGGCCTCTTCTCCAACGGCCGCAGCTTCAATGAAAACGTGAAGGTGGTCATCGACGACATCCTCGGCCACGGGAATGAAAACTGCATGCTCCCCGGCCAACCCGAGGCGCAGAACGCCGCCCACACCGCCAAAGCCGGCGGCCTCCTCTTCAGCACCGCCGAAGTCGAAGCCCTTAACGAGATCGCCGATGAGGTGGGCTCAGCCCGCTTTGATGTTGCCGCGCTGGGGACGTATGAGGTGCCGTGA
- a CDS encoding EF-hand domain-containing protein, with product MRVRPTPHKLEIRLTFNLLTLTRFTGIDTDGDGKISMEELKAAQPRIATYLNQHIHVQINGRKALLGTGVHFEPVWPNPEQTPPMAEPEYASRNMDVTFVQTLEGRRLEDFWLGFEIFEQTGPMQTIRGVYEQDGRIEEVSFSVQEPEYTYDTGYADDPFLKQAEKPKGNESGMKTDPAEDAMPTAPRAMASNTPASAAGISATGMGPVPMSDDDNGAAPAGQPGVSLAAPLQLKPQSGLNDERQWMIRAAIVIVLLVAGRFLQLQGRVRPKFERRRTFTKK from the coding sequence ATGCGGGTGCGACCGACGCCGCACAAGCTGGAGATCCGGCTGACGTTCAATCTGCTGACGCTCACGCGGTTCACGGGGATCGACACGGACGGCGATGGCAAGATCAGCATGGAGGAGCTGAAAGCTGCGCAGCCGCGAATCGCCACGTATCTGAACCAGCACATTCATGTGCAGATCAATGGCAGGAAGGCGCTGCTGGGCACAGGCGTGCACTTTGAGCCCGTCTGGCCAAACCCGGAGCAGACCCCGCCGATGGCCGAGCCGGAGTATGCGTCGCGCAACATGGACGTGACCTTTGTGCAAACGCTCGAGGGCCGCCGGCTGGAGGATTTCTGGCTGGGCTTTGAGATCTTTGAGCAGACCGGCCCCATGCAGACGATCCGTGGTGTGTATGAGCAGGACGGACGGATCGAAGAGGTCTCCTTCAGCGTGCAGGAGCCTGAGTACACTTACGATACCGGCTATGCGGATGACCCATTCCTGAAACAGGCCGAGAAGCCGAAGGGAAACGAGTCTGGCATGAAGACAGATCCTGCGGAGGACGCCATGCCAACCGCCCCACGGGCGATGGCCTCCAACACTCCCGCCTCAGCCGCAGGCATCTCCGCCACAGGCATGGGGCCTGTTCCCATGTCCGACGATGACAACGGCGCAGCCCCGGCAGGACAACCCGGAGTCTCCCTGGCTGCACCGCTTCAGCTCAAGCCGCAGTCAGGCCTGAACGATGAGCGCCAATGGATGATCCGTGCGGCCATCGTGATCGTACTGCTGGTGGCGGGACGCTTTCTCCAGCTCCAAGGCCGGGTGCGTCCCAAGTTTGAGCGTCGCCGGACCTTTACAAAGAAGTGA
- a CDS encoding PHP domain-containing protein, which produces MKHLLLPLLLLGGLASAADSALLIQFGLHDKESTVWDGSVTVTPGEVLEVNGYRFEQKDAMTGKNSWKASSRTPVGANAKARGNNPKKIGQMAKQLGPIFENGVYVKLRDVTPESSVEVTTAQGKVSFKLADVKPGEALDLMEGRVAVQQTAFNLRVFTKERTDDDFPALAFDAEGHGFLVYQSFTPGIDRDERAKRWDTEPEDLSFLNKPAAGDQLWLHVRKAKQWEEERIAVTEPGRDIYKSAVAADGKGGAWIVWSERLEGNFEILARHLAEGKLGEVENLSKSAGNDLNPVIVRSAKGTLVLAWMAAHEGKFEIRTRTHEGGAWAAAQTVSKNSGNCWNPALSADARAEGSGQLALAWDTYEKGDYDIWMCVLDASGRPAGAPMPVANTPQYEARAAVTHDHEGRVWVAYEKSGATWGKDWGAYDSGDGIGLYRNREIGVCVWDGKAWMEPQGSIAEALPGAITPQARGGKGKGKGKGRGADVSTPAPPASPEVPDGLAFEKPAVRGGAPGAHVAVSGPQTYNNLGRICCDSEGRIWLIARTRLNSFRGPLGSTWGSVAAYLDGSEWVGPISIPHSDNLMYNLPAIAAGPKMLFVAHSSDHRMDRMAEFNRAKTPGGKGGNAALDASKDPFDNDVYFSRLIASGPVKPAVLQPRAEPPQDNPAPSKRTEAERAEVAAIRGFRSSIAGTERRILRGEFHRHTEISGDGANDGPLEDMWRYAIDAASMDWIGNGDHDNGNGREYSWWLTQKTTDAFFLPKAFTPMFSYERSVVYPEGHRNVVFAQRGVRTLPRLPLSDVRVHEPAPDTNMLYKYLKLFNGVCASHTSVGSMGTDWRNWGGEYEPMVEIYQGARQNYEYPGCPRCPTENDAIGGWEPGGWVCDAFAKGYKFSFQSSSDHGSTHISYAMIYAEDYSREGIIKAMRQRHTYGATDNIIAESRCKAADGKERMMGDEFSVKGAPTISLKLIGTMPFEKVTLIKDNVEIPMTIAKEKTIDLTWTDPKPEKGKTSYYYFRGEQTNGELVWVSPMWITLE; this is translated from the coding sequence ATGAAACATCTTCTGCTTCCTCTTCTCCTGCTCGGTGGGCTTGCTTCTGCCGCTGACTCTGCGCTGCTGATCCAGTTCGGGCTCCATGACAAGGAGTCCACGGTTTGGGATGGCTCTGTGACGGTGACGCCGGGGGAAGTGCTGGAGGTGAACGGCTACCGCTTTGAGCAGAAGGACGCGATGACGGGAAAGAATTCGTGGAAGGCGAGCAGCCGCACGCCCGTAGGCGCGAATGCAAAGGCTCGCGGAAACAATCCGAAGAAGATCGGCCAGATGGCGAAGCAGCTGGGGCCCATCTTTGAAAACGGGGTGTATGTGAAGCTGCGCGATGTGACGCCGGAGAGCAGCGTGGAGGTGACGACGGCGCAGGGAAAGGTGAGCTTCAAGCTGGCGGATGTGAAGCCGGGCGAGGCGCTGGACCTGATGGAGGGCCGCGTGGCGGTGCAGCAGACGGCGTTCAATCTGCGCGTGTTTACCAAGGAGCGCACGGACGATGACTTCCCTGCCCTGGCGTTTGATGCGGAGGGGCATGGCTTCCTCGTTTACCAAAGCTTTACGCCGGGCATCGACCGCGATGAGCGGGCGAAGCGCTGGGACACTGAGCCGGAGGATCTGTCCTTCCTGAACAAGCCTGCGGCCGGCGACCAGCTCTGGCTGCATGTACGCAAGGCGAAGCAGTGGGAGGAAGAGCGCATCGCTGTGACCGAACCCGGGCGCGACATCTACAAGTCTGCCGTGGCGGCGGATGGCAAGGGCGGCGCGTGGATCGTGTGGAGCGAGCGCCTGGAGGGCAATTTTGAAATCCTGGCGCGTCACTTGGCCGAGGGGAAGCTCGGGGAGGTGGAGAACCTGTCGAAGTCGGCGGGGAATGATCTGAATCCGGTGATCGTGCGCTCGGCGAAGGGCACGCTGGTGCTGGCCTGGATGGCGGCGCATGAGGGGAAGTTTGAGATCCGCACGCGCACGCATGAAGGCGGTGCCTGGGCGGCGGCGCAGACGGTTTCCAAGAACAGCGGCAACTGCTGGAACCCGGCCCTCAGCGCGGATGCACGTGCGGAGGGCAGCGGGCAGCTGGCACTGGCGTGGGACACCTATGAGAAGGGCGATTACGACATCTGGATGTGCGTGCTGGATGCCAGCGGCAGGCCTGCGGGAGCGCCGATGCCGGTGGCAAATACGCCGCAGTATGAGGCGCGTGCGGCGGTGACGCACGATCACGAGGGGCGTGTGTGGGTGGCCTATGAAAAGAGCGGCGCCACCTGGGGCAAGGACTGGGGCGCGTATGACAGCGGCGATGGCATCGGGCTGTATCGGAATCGTGAGATCGGCGTGTGCGTGTGGGATGGCAAGGCGTGGATGGAGCCGCAGGGGAGCATCGCCGAGGCGCTGCCGGGAGCCATCACGCCGCAGGCGCGTGGCGGCAAAGGCAAGGGCAAAGGGAAAGGCCGTGGCGCGGACGTGAGCACCCCTGCCCCGCCGGCTTCACCGGAAGTGCCGGATGGTCTGGCGTTTGAAAAGCCCGCCGTGCGCGGCGGTGCACCGGGGGCGCATGTGGCGGTGAGCGGCCCGCAGACGTACAACAACCTTGGCCGCATCTGCTGCGACTCGGAGGGGCGCATCTGGCTGATCGCGCGCACGCGGCTGAACAGCTTCCGTGGCCCGCTGGGCAGCACCTGGGGCAGCGTTGCGGCGTATCTGGACGGCAGCGAGTGGGTGGGCCCCATCAGCATCCCGCACAGCGACAACCTCATGTACAACCTGCCCGCCATCGCCGCGGGGCCCAAGATGCTGTTTGTGGCGCACAGCAGCGACCACCGGATGGACCGCATGGCGGAGTTTAACCGAGCCAAGACTCCCGGCGGCAAGGGTGGCAATGCCGCGCTGGATGCGAGCAAGGACCCCTTTGACAACGATGTGTATTTCAGCCGACTGATCGCCAGCGGCCCGGTGAAGCCTGCGGTGCTCCAGCCCCGCGCGGAGCCGCCGCAGGACAATCCCGCGCCGAGCAAGCGCACGGAGGCGGAGCGCGCTGAAGTGGCTGCGATCCGCGGCTTCCGCAGCAGCATCGCCGGCACGGAGCGGCGCATCCTGCGGGGTGAATTTCACCGCCACACGGAGATCAGCGGAGACGGCGCAAATGACGGCCCGCTGGAGGACATGTGGCGCTATGCCATCGATGCGGCGTCGATGGACTGGATCGGCAACGGGGACCATGACAACGGCAACGGCCGCGAGTACTCCTGGTGGCTGACGCAGAAGACGACGGACGCCTTTTTCCTGCCGAAGGCCTTCACGCCGATGTTCAGCTACGAGCGCAGCGTGGTGTATCCCGAGGGGCACAGGAATGTGGTCTTTGCCCAGCGCGGTGTGCGCACCCTGCCCCGCCTGCCGCTGAGCGATGTGCGCGTGCATGAGCCCGCGCCGGACACAAACATGCTCTACAAATACCTGAAGCTCTTCAACGGCGTCTGCGCCAGCCACACGAGCGTGGGCAGCATGGGCACCGACTGGCGGAACTGGGGCGGCGAGTACGAGCCGATGGTGGAGATCTACCAGGGCGCGCGCCAAAACTACGAGTACCCCGGCTGCCCGCGCTGCCCCACGGAGAACGACGCCATCGGCGGCTGGGAGCCCGGCGGCTGGGTGTGCGATGCCTTTGCCAAAGGCTACAAGTTCAGCTTTCAAAGCAGCAGCGACCACGGCAGCACGCACATCAGCTACGCGATGATCTATGCGGAGGATTACAGCCGCGAGGGCATCATCAAGGCGATGCGCCAGCGCCACACGTATGGCGCCACGGACAACATCATCGCCGAAAGCCGCTGCAAGGCGGCTGATGGCAAGGAGCGCATGATGGGAGACGAATTCAGCGTGAAGGGCGCGCCCACGATCTCGCTGAAGCTCATCGGCACGATGCCGTTTGAAAAGGTCACGCTGATCAAGGACAACGTGGAGATCCCGATGACGATCGCCAAGGAGAAGACCATTGATCTGACCTGGACCGATCCGAAGCCGGAGAAAGGCAAGACGAGCTACTACTACTTCCGCGGCGAGCAGACGAACGGGGAGCTGGTGTGGGTGTCGCCGATGTGGATCACGCTGGAGTGA
- a CDS encoding TIGR03943 family putative permease subunit encodes MSATRTLVHLLSVAMLLLWGGVLLYFYISGRLSNYLPPDGIFRPMVLISGIGLCVLGLFNLLTMGAEDVGCEGHDHGHSHDEHDHDHKECCGHDHDHAHDHAHKDGCCGGHDHEHKQAACDHDHGHKHEHGCCGGHDHGHEHKNEHGCCGHNHGHEGHAHGILEESSWPGRIVVLLILAAPLSWAALSTPDRYSQNAIVNKGLYDPNYKDTSRADQFSLQNKSKTAAQPATDTIAATAPKASDLPPAATTKPASTPPPGVAAASAAAEETKTPPKNIPAPAQASKSYGTFTLEDLKKQVPQSKEGNFILEVPELYYTGGDLEVQKVLTGQMVETVAQILPEKVNNADGHRMRIFRMLVQCCAADARPYSVPVDFGKKAPEFKDMTWVKVVGKMNYKKEGNQTVPIIETTKVEETTAPDNAMIY; translated from the coding sequence ATGAGTGCCACCCGCACCCTCGTTCACCTTCTCAGCGTCGCCATGCTCCTGCTGTGGGGCGGAGTGCTGCTGTACTTTTACATCAGCGGTCGTCTGAGCAACTACCTGCCACCGGACGGCATCTTCCGCCCGATGGTGCTCATCTCAGGCATCGGCCTCTGTGTGCTGGGCCTCTTCAATCTGCTGACCATGGGAGCTGAAGACGTGGGCTGCGAGGGCCACGACCACGGCCACTCCCATGATGAGCATGACCACGACCACAAGGAGTGCTGCGGCCACGACCATGATCATGCCCACGATCACGCGCACAAGGACGGCTGCTGCGGTGGCCATGATCACGAGCACAAGCAGGCCGCCTGCGACCATGATCACGGACACAAACACGAGCATGGTTGCTGCGGAGGCCATGACCATGGACACGAGCACAAGAACGAACACGGCTGCTGCGGGCATAATCACGGACATGAAGGCCATGCGCACGGCATTCTGGAAGAGAGCTCCTGGCCGGGCCGCATCGTGGTGCTGCTGATCCTGGCCGCCCCGCTCTCCTGGGCTGCTCTTTCCACCCCGGACCGCTACAGCCAGAACGCCATCGTAAACAAGGGCCTGTACGATCCGAACTACAAGGACACCTCCCGCGCCGACCAGTTCTCCCTGCAGAACAAATCCAAGACGGCAGCTCAGCCTGCGACTGACACCATCGCCGCCACAGCGCCCAAGGCTTCGGACCTGCCACCCGCTGCCACCACCAAGCCAGCCAGCACGCCTCCTCCGGGAGTCGCTGCAGCCTCTGCCGCTGCCGAAGAAACCAAGACACCGCCCAAGAACATCCCTGCCCCGGCACAGGCCTCCAAGAGCTACGGCACCTTCACCCTGGAAGACCTCAAGAAGCAGGTGCCGCAGAGCAAGGAGGGCAACTTTATCCTCGAAGTGCCCGAGCTCTACTACACTGGCGGCGACCTGGAAGTACAGAAGGTCCTGACTGGCCAGATGGTCGAGACCGTGGCGCAGATCCTGCCTGAAAAGGTGAACAACGCCGACGGCCACCGCATGCGCATCTTCCGCATGCTGGTGCAGTGCTGCGCCGCCGACGCCCGGCCCTACTCCGTGCCTGTCGATTTCGGCAAGAAAGCCCCCGAGTTTAAAGACATGACCTGGGTCAAAGTGGTGGGCAAGATGAACTACAAAAAGGAAGGCAACCAGACCGTCCCCATCATCGAAACCACCAAGGTTGAAGAAACCACCGCGCCGGACAATGCGATGATTTATTGA
- a CDS encoding permease — translation MIFLAELPAPSRMGDVLMAFLSIVFEGAPYILIGTVFSGIIDAFLPAKLLDRVLPKSKLLSTLIAGFLGLVFPVCECAVVPVIRRLVQKGLPLSCAVTYMLSAPIMNPIVAISTMTAFKEFQGLGLSTAGNATMTIARLSLGYLVAVIVGLVVLRFKPGQVLRHSIANKIENAGAEDAHDHGHTHAPAAGFNGKLVHAMRSSMRDFLDTAMYFAIGVVITSAFNTQINQSLLNTVAGNDWLAIPSLMGLAIVLSLCSTSDAFIAAPMTAFSMAAKLAFLVFGPMMDIKLLFMYSGVFQRKVVVYLLVGLFVLIGLLSSPWMGLIQLLHTKP, via the coding sequence ATGATTTTTCTAGCCGAACTGCCCGCACCCAGCCGCATGGGGGACGTCCTCATGGCTTTCCTGAGCATTGTCTTTGAAGGAGCTCCGTACATCCTCATCGGCACGGTCTTTTCCGGAATCATCGACGCCTTCCTGCCCGCCAAGCTGCTGGACCGCGTGCTGCCCAAGAGCAAGCTGCTGTCCACCCTGATCGCCGGCTTCCTCGGGCTCGTCTTTCCGGTGTGCGAGTGTGCGGTGGTACCGGTGATCCGCCGTCTGGTGCAGAAGGGGCTGCCGCTCTCCTGCGCTGTCACCTACATGCTCTCCGCCCCGATCATGAACCCCATCGTGGCGATCAGCACGATGACGGCCTTCAAGGAATTCCAGGGCCTGGGCCTCTCCACAGCGGGAAATGCCACCATGACGATCGCGCGCCTCTCGCTGGGCTACCTGGTGGCGGTGATCGTGGGTCTGGTGGTGCTGCGCTTCAAGCCGGGCCAGGTGCTGCGACACAGCATTGCCAACAAGATCGAAAACGCCGGGGCTGAAGACGCCCATGACCACGGCCACACGCACGCCCCGGCCGCCGGCTTCAATGGCAAGCTGGTGCACGCCATGCGCAGCTCCATGCGCGACTTCCTCGATACAGCGATGTATTTCGCCATCGGCGTAGTCATCACCTCCGCCTTCAACACGCAGATCAACCAGTCTCTGCTGAACACCGTGGCGGGCAATGACTGGCTGGCCATTCCGTCCCTCATGGGACTGGCCATCGTGCTCTCCCTCTGCAGCACCTCGGACGCCTTCATCGCCGCGCCGATGACCGCCTTCTCCATGGCCGCCAAGCTGGCTTTCCTCGTCTTCGGCCCGATGATGGACATCAAGCTCCTCTTCATGTACTCCGGCGTCTTCCAGCGGAAAGTGGTCGTATATCTGCTGGTGGGGCTGTTTGTGCTGATCGGCCTTCTCAGCAGCCCTTGGATGGGCCTGATCCAACTCCTTCACACCAAACCTTAA